Proteins from a single region of Bdellovibrio bacteriovorus HD100:
- a CDS encoding FliG C-terminal domain-containing protein: MMKRFSALLLSLMFSQVSFAQYIEEIGSLETVYEARARSVLNTILRPTDYTLVVAIEMDRDEKKLKEFHDEMDVQYLPGMPLMGDAPTLGKATNKLHEMKSKTDISVVLSRNVNPETEKIIKELLTSKLHLDATAGDSVTVKRIELPADPPKAEPKPDILPELTWKMWTLIVIMSLLALSGLMFWAWRRGRAQDPRKELKENHEYKHTEKDQDGEEKPEEVVAAATEPAAAAVVEPQFNMDAVKQHILAIAAQYPQLASRAVTEFTLNESAGDASLLMEFLGWDTSKRVFTDVPAMAWARLGKAVKEREGNTTKSESETAVRNVYKAILAAYVEHEMSSDETNPFSFVLKMREEERQQILDKETPANIAVLCLHSPAEVTAGIVGSLDAEKRVKVLAEISRVEKLPHNVVQAVISSFNQKLTEMRMRPEPKVEGASVLAKVIRGMSPEEEMDLLALFANDNPEELERLRRVILTFDDLKLVPSDILSEVLNSYEVDSLYAALFKTHSAFYNRILATLPERKAMIVERDLTDMVAIPQRKKTAEVRRDICQQVEKVMYSRSLRVGDLVDGTVRAVRSV; the protein is encoded by the coding sequence ATGATGAAACGTTTTTCTGCACTTCTTCTGTCGTTGATGTTTTCTCAGGTGTCCTTCGCCCAGTACATAGAAGAGATCGGATCTCTTGAAACAGTGTACGAAGCCCGTGCGCGCAGTGTTCTGAACACGATTTTGCGTCCCACGGACTACACTCTGGTCGTGGCCATCGAAATGGACCGTGATGAAAAGAAGCTGAAAGAGTTCCATGACGAAATGGACGTTCAGTATCTGCCGGGCATGCCTTTGATGGGCGATGCTCCCACTTTGGGTAAAGCCACCAATAAACTTCACGAGATGAAGTCCAAAACCGATATTTCTGTGGTTTTGTCCCGTAATGTGAATCCCGAGACAGAAAAGATCATTAAAGAGCTTTTGACTTCCAAATTGCATCTGGATGCGACCGCGGGTGATTCTGTCACGGTCAAACGCATTGAGCTTCCGGCAGATCCGCCAAAGGCCGAGCCCAAGCCGGATATTCTGCCTGAGCTGACCTGGAAAATGTGGACTCTGATCGTGATCATGTCATTGCTGGCTTTGTCCGGCCTGATGTTCTGGGCGTGGAGACGCGGTCGTGCACAGGATCCGCGCAAGGAACTGAAAGAAAACCACGAATACAAACACACTGAAAAAGACCAGGATGGCGAAGAGAAGCCGGAAGAGGTTGTGGCAGCAGCAACAGAACCAGCCGCTGCCGCTGTGGTGGAGCCGCAGTTCAATATGGACGCCGTGAAACAGCACATTCTGGCGATTGCGGCTCAATACCCGCAACTGGCATCTCGTGCAGTGACAGAGTTCACCTTGAATGAATCCGCTGGCGATGCTTCGTTGTTGATGGAGTTCCTGGGTTGGGACACTTCCAAACGCGTGTTCACAGATGTGCCGGCGATGGCCTGGGCTCGTCTGGGGAAAGCGGTGAAAGAGCGCGAAGGCAACACCACGAAATCTGAGTCTGAAACTGCGGTTCGCAATGTTTATAAGGCGATTCTGGCGGCTTATGTTGAGCACGAGATGTCCTCTGATGAAACAAATCCATTCTCATTCGTGCTGAAAATGCGTGAAGAAGAACGTCAGCAGATTCTGGACAAGGAAACCCCAGCCAATATCGCGGTCCTTTGCCTGCATTCCCCGGCGGAGGTGACTGCAGGGATCGTTGGTTCTTTGGATGCTGAAAAGCGTGTGAAGGTTCTGGCTGAAATTTCCCGCGTGGAAAAGCTGCCGCACAATGTGGTGCAGGCCGTGATTTCGTCCTTCAATCAAAAGCTGACTGAGATGCGCATGCGTCCGGAACCAAAAGTTGAAGGAGCGTCTGTTCTGGCAAAAGTCATCCGTGGCATGTCTCCGGAAGAAGAGATGGATCTTTTGGCTTTGTTTGCCAATGACAATCCGGAAGAGCTGGAGCGTCTGCGTCGTGTGATTCTGACCTTCGACGATCTGAAGCTGGTACCGTCTGACATTCTGTCCGAAGTTCTGAACAGCTACGAAGTGGACTCCCTGTATGCGGCTTTGTTCAAAACTCATTCGGCCTTCTACAACCGCATCCTGGCGACATTGCCTGAAAGAAAAGCGATGATCGTTGAAAGAGACCTGACCGACATGGTCGCCATCCCGCAAAGAAAGAAAACTGCGGAAGTGCGCCGGGATATCTGTCAGCAGGTTGAAAAGGTGATGTACAGCCGCTCTCTCAGAGTTGGTGATCTGGTGGACGGCACCGTCCGTGCCGTTCGTTCTGTCTAA
- a CDS encoding L,D-transpeptidase: protein MKSFILSFVLVLSVNAMAEPEPLDDLMTPDEIAAEAGFPRTEMNTDVLSLRDFDSIESLNVTREFPIVLVANKNAYGYEAQTMRVIQNGSHTHTWKISTGREQWETSKSGRQYFTTTPPGWFYPYSIVRNHYSQTWQTNMEFSVFFNGGIALHAANSAHNYQLGRRASGGCVRLHRDNAKYIYERIVQEGKGLVPVIRPNGSVARDWRGNVIRAVKYRTLIVVEGY from the coding sequence ATGAAATCCTTCATTCTTTCATTTGTGTTGGTTCTGTCTGTGAATGCAATGGCTGAACCAGAGCCGCTGGATGACCTGATGACCCCGGATGAGATCGCTGCCGAGGCGGGATTTCCGCGCACAGAAATGAACACCGATGTTCTGAGCCTGCGGGATTTTGACTCCATCGAGTCTCTGAATGTGACTAGGGAGTTTCCGATAGTTCTGGTCGCCAATAAAAACGCCTATGGTTATGAGGCGCAGACGATGCGGGTGATTCAGAATGGATCTCACACTCACACCTGGAAAATTTCAACGGGGAGGGAGCAATGGGAGACTTCCAAAAGCGGGCGGCAATACTTCACCACGACGCCCCCGGGATGGTTCTATCCTTATTCGATTGTGCGCAATCACTACTCTCAAACTTGGCAAACCAATATGGAATTCAGTGTCTTCTTTAACGGCGGAATTGCCCTGCATGCCGCAAATTCCGCGCACAATTACCAACTGGGCCGCCGCGCTTCCGGCGGATGTGTCCGCCTGCATCGCGATAATGCAAAATATATCTACGAGCGGATCGTGCAGGAAGGAAAAGGTCTGGTTCCCGTTATTCGACCCAACGGATCGGTGGCCCGGGACTGGCGGGGCAATGTGATCCGGGCGGTGAAATACCGCACACTGATTGTCGTTGAGGGCTATTAA
- a CDS encoding SpoIIE family protein phosphatase: protein MSIKIKFLVITSLLLLLSSATIFWINRTSFLDDKRSYLYSSALERIQDATEVINGGSNKVMERLQTALLFFDGSVFSPQIKTAAQQQGWGNIQIYRTIEGNATFLDALSESPSLPAAQLQYLQKMPEGKVQTDVNLDRPENMIVYYRKGDLLIYGQLTFEGLKDANQKNTLGFWHPQKKQWKVPVGLANVSEAHGPITAQLTGQGSSVREIQLNGNDYLVSYTWIPQLQAYMFQVFDKGQIYSVLQQTMNKTLLASALIIVLGLIATFFSVDSLTQSISALAGGMSLFASTGQSKPIQLKTNDEVGRMAKVFNSMLEKIQGLLRQTEEKARMEAELETAKEVQTVLLPKPKVDTDHFTLKGFYQPASECGGDLWFHFNDDKRLFVFIADATGHGVPAALITAAARSVLSLSMAENMWDPSKVLSMMNQVLCDLAKGEKMMTAFAALYDREAGTLTYSNASHDFPMISPLPPEGKKIKKNDLVFLTDANSKRLGESRESQFHTATVPLMPGGVFFAYTDGLIDAVNGTGTAYGERAVIKTAVDCTNRGSSKSLHDIMQKQIVEYIENQEQPDDITFLGLYIKQT, encoded by the coding sequence ATGTCCATCAAGATTAAGTTTCTGGTTATTACATCTTTGCTGCTGCTTCTGTCGTCGGCCACGATCTTTTGGATCAACCGCACCTCTTTCCTGGATGACAAGAGATCATATCTTTATTCCTCTGCCCTGGAGCGAATCCAGGATGCCACGGAAGTTATCAACGGGGGCTCTAACAAAGTTATGGAAAGACTGCAGACAGCCCTGCTCTTTTTTGACGGATCCGTCTTCAGTCCACAGATCAAAACAGCCGCTCAGCAACAAGGCTGGGGCAATATCCAGATCTATCGCACCATTGAAGGCAATGCCACATTCCTGGATGCTTTGAGTGAATCCCCAAGTCTGCCGGCTGCCCAGCTGCAATATCTGCAGAAGATGCCTGAAGGCAAAGTGCAAACGGACGTCAATCTGGACAGACCCGAGAACATGATCGTGTACTACCGCAAAGGGGATCTGCTGATTTACGGTCAGCTGACTTTTGAAGGCTTGAAAGACGCCAATCAAAAAAACACGCTGGGCTTCTGGCATCCACAGAAAAAACAATGGAAAGTACCGGTGGGCCTTGCCAATGTCTCTGAAGCCCACGGACCCATTACAGCTCAGCTGACGGGCCAGGGCAGCAGCGTGCGCGAAATCCAACTTAATGGAAATGACTATCTGGTTTCCTATACATGGATCCCGCAGCTGCAGGCTTATATGTTCCAGGTCTTCGACAAAGGCCAAATCTATTCGGTTCTGCAACAGACAATGAATAAAACCCTGCTGGCGTCCGCCCTGATAATCGTGCTGGGACTGATCGCAACCTTCTTCAGCGTGGATTCCCTGACCCAGAGTATTTCAGCTCTGGCCGGAGGCATGTCGTTGTTCGCCTCGACCGGCCAATCCAAGCCTATCCAATTGAAAACCAACGATGAAGTGGGCCGCATGGCCAAGGTCTTCAATTCGATGCTTGAAAAAATCCAAGGCCTGCTACGCCAGACCGAAGAAAAGGCCCGAATGGAGGCCGAACTGGAAACCGCCAAGGAAGTCCAGACCGTTTTACTGCCAAAACCCAAAGTCGACACCGATCACTTCACCCTGAAGGGCTTTTACCAGCCAGCGTCTGAGTGCGGAGGCGACCTTTGGTTCCACTTCAATGACGACAAACGACTGTTCGTATTTATTGCTGATGCCACCGGCCACGGAGTTCCCGCGGCGCTGATCACCGCCGCCGCCCGCTCGGTCTTGTCTTTATCCATGGCTGAAAACATGTGGGACCCTTCGAAAGTTCTGAGCATGATGAATCAGGTTCTGTGTGATCTGGCCAAAGGCGAAAAGATGATGACGGCCTTTGCCGCCCTTTATGACCGGGAGGCCGGCACATTGACTTACTCCAATGCCAGTCATGACTTCCCGATGATCAGCCCCCTGCCCCCTGAAGGCAAAAAGATCAAAAAGAACGATCTGGTGTTTTTGACTGATGCCAACTCCAAACGCCTTGGTGAAAGCCGCGAATCGCAGTTCCACACTGCCACCGTACCGCTGATGCCTGGCGGGGTGTTCTTTGCTTACACGGACGGACTGATTGATGCGGTCAACGGAACCGGCACAGCCTATGGCGAACGCGCTGTGATTAAGACCGCTGTGGATTGTACCAACCGCGGTTCATCAAAGAGCCTTCACGATATCATGCAAAAACAGATTGTGGAGTATATCGAAAATCAAGAACAGCCCGACGACATCACATTCCTCGGGCTGTATATCAAACAGACTTAG
- the purD gene encoding phosphoribosylamine--glycine ligase, whose protein sequence is MKLVVVGKGGREHALAQKLKSSPLVTDLWVAPGNPGMQQAGFSCVNCESAEAIEKFCIDNGVSLVVVGPEALILSDLKLRLQKHGIACFAPSMEVAQLESSKLFCKGVLKDAGVRTAACQVSYSEDQALLAVGKHDFKSPLVVKADGLAQGKGVWVCNTWDMAEEAVRTLGRHFGFPLLLEECLIGKELSAFALCDGEDFVILGTACDYKRVSSDPFSANTGGMGAYSPCDFVNEADEAEIRSIFSKTLKTLRDKRLPYQGFLFAGLMKTNEGIYVLEYNVRMGDPETQALLPRLKTDLAGLIMKAVTHQLKNEVCELASESSVHVVATSEGYPGSPMKLGNPITAKVLSAPDRHLYFAGVSRINDQLVNVGGRVLGITALGSTREEAREKVYQEMQAVNFDGMYLRQDIGL, encoded by the coding sequence ATGAAACTGGTCGTCGTCGGAAAAGGCGGGCGCGAGCACGCCTTGGCGCAAAAACTGAAAAGTTCACCTCTGGTCACAGACCTGTGGGTGGCACCGGGGAACCCCGGAATGCAGCAGGCGGGCTTTTCTTGCGTGAACTGTGAAAGCGCGGAAGCCATTGAAAAGTTCTGCATCGATAACGGTGTTTCACTGGTTGTTGTGGGACCCGAGGCTTTGATTCTGTCCGACTTAAAGCTGCGCCTGCAAAAGCACGGTATTGCCTGCTTTGCCCCCTCTATGGAAGTGGCGCAGTTGGAATCTTCAAAGCTCTTCTGCAAAGGGGTGCTGAAAGACGCGGGCGTCAGAACCGCCGCTTGTCAGGTCAGCTACTCGGAAGACCAGGCTCTGCTGGCGGTGGGGAAGCATGACTTCAAAAGTCCCCTGGTGGTCAAGGCCGATGGTCTGGCCCAAGGCAAGGGCGTGTGGGTTTGCAACACCTGGGACATGGCTGAAGAAGCTGTGCGCACGCTGGGACGTCATTTTGGTTTTCCATTGTTGTTGGAAGAATGTCTGATTGGAAAAGAACTTTCCGCCTTTGCGTTGTGTGATGGCGAGGACTTTGTAATCCTGGGCACGGCTTGTGACTATAAGCGCGTGTCGTCGGATCCCTTCAGCGCCAACACTGGCGGCATGGGTGCCTACAGCCCCTGTGACTTCGTGAACGAAGCGGATGAAGCTGAGATCCGCAGTATTTTCTCAAAAACTCTGAAAACCCTGCGCGACAAGCGTCTGCCCTATCAGGGCTTTTTGTTTGCGGGTTTGATGAAAACAAACGAAGGCATTTACGTTCTGGAATATAACGTGCGCATGGGCGACCCTGAAACGCAGGCGCTGCTGCCTCGTCTGAAAACAGATCTTGCCGGTCTGATCATGAAGGCCGTAACCCATCAATTGAAAAACGAAGTGTGTGAACTGGCCTCCGAGTCGTCCGTTCACGTCGTGGCAACCAGCGAGGGGTATCCGGGGTCTCCGATGAAATTGGGAAATCCCATCACGGCCAAGGTTCTTTCCGCTCCGGATCGTCATCTGTATTTTGCCGGAGTCAGCCGCATCAACGACCAACTGGTCAATGTCGGCGGACGGGTGCTGGGAATCACCGCTCTGGGCTCCACCCGGGAAGAGGCTCGGGAAAAGGTCTATCAAGAAATGCAGGCCGTGAATTTTGACGGCATGTATCTGCGACAGGATATCGGGCTATGA
- a CDS encoding tetratricopeptide repeat protein produces MKILTARQLGLLSVTLVPVLLSACAGKYSIKSYPNGAKVYIKDVQSQEKKLLGIAPLQVKEESKLGDVFFLIFEKQNYRTKEVMVKVNEGESLAVATRMDPLSDEEKKAEELAQNEDQKKNDPQKPKPEDKDKKPEDKRMEELLAEMQELKLRVALLENTSSFYKDALFSPRLSGGMPSAERDRTDRVVGFVFQGQQLIVKGQYDKALVEIDKALQLDEYSNNAWLLKGSIKYLQKDFEGAKIAWERCLKIDPYNKVAYQYLSDVYQRLGMAPLPKTGAEMRYPASNVEIEKRNENRVR; encoded by the coding sequence ATGAAAATCTTAACTGCAAGGCAACTTGGATTGTTGTCTGTAACTCTGGTGCCAGTGTTGCTTTCTGCATGCGCAGGAAAGTATTCAATCAAGTCCTATCCCAACGGCGCCAAGGTTTACATCAAGGACGTGCAAAGTCAGGAGAAGAAACTTCTGGGCATCGCTCCTCTTCAGGTGAAAGAGGAATCAAAGCTCGGTGATGTGTTCTTCCTGATCTTTGAAAAGCAGAACTATCGCACAAAAGAAGTCATGGTCAAAGTCAACGAAGGGGAAAGCCTTGCGGTGGCGACTCGTATGGATCCTTTGTCCGACGAGGAAAAGAAGGCGGAAGAGCTGGCTCAGAATGAGGATCAGAAAAAGAATGATCCACAAAAGCCAAAGCCGGAGGACAAGGACAAAAAGCCTGAAGACAAAAGAATGGAAGAGCTGCTGGCAGAAATGCAGGAGCTTAAACTTCGTGTCGCGCTTCTGGAAAACACGTCTTCATTCTATAAGGATGCTTTGTTTTCTCCGCGTCTTTCCGGAGGCATGCCCTCTGCCGAACGTGATCGCACGGATCGGGTGGTGGGTTTTGTCTTCCAGGGCCAGCAGTTGATTGTAAAGGGCCAGTATGACAAAGCCCTTGTCGAAATCGACAAAGCGTTGCAACTGGATGAGTACTCGAACAATGCGTGGCTGTTGAAAGGCTCCATCAAGTACCTGCAGAAGGACTTTGAAGGCGCGAAAATCGCCTGGGAACGCTGTTTGAAAATCGATCCATACAACAAAGTGGCTTATCAGTATCTGTCCGACGTCTATCAGCGTCTGGGAATGGCTCCATTGCCAAAAACAGGGGCCGAAATGCGCTATCCGGCTTCCAACGTGGAAATCGAAAAGCGTAATGAAAACAGGGTTCGCTGA
- a CDS encoding AIR carboxylase family protein produces the protein MKIQVLFGSANDERVYGPLCRSLEKCGDVKMEVASAHRDPARVHEIVKTCGADAFVAGAGLAAHLPGVVASLTDKPVFGVAVNGAFAGLDAFLSIVQMPRGIPVAAVTEENANTIGDFIVRLAKVPKDRLCLHWNRCLESYSPIQKALDEIQTQTGLQIEWTAAQAENCLGEIVSPWELPHTQGLNLFLCEKEQLASSNLALDFYAKARHGGFWVGANNVANFVNQWNKLKVLGASR, from the coding sequence ATGAAAATTCAGGTTCTTTTTGGCAGTGCGAATGATGAACGTGTGTACGGTCCGTTGTGCCGTTCCCTTGAAAAATGCGGTGACGTGAAAATGGAAGTGGCTTCCGCCCACCGTGATCCCGCCCGAGTCCACGAGATTGTAAAAACCTGCGGTGCGGATGCTTTTGTCGCCGGCGCAGGCTTGGCTGCCCATCTTCCAGGTGTCGTGGCGTCTTTAACAGACAAGCCGGTCTTCGGCGTGGCGGTGAATGGGGCCTTTGCTGGCCTTGATGCCTTCTTGTCGATTGTTCAGATGCCGCGCGGAATTCCCGTGGCAGCCGTGACAGAAGAAAATGCCAACACCATCGGAGACTTCATCGTTCGCCTGGCGAAAGTTCCAAAAGACCGCCTGTGTCTGCACTGGAATCGCTGCCTGGAAAGTTATTCACCTATTCAAAAAGCCCTGGATGAAATTCAGACTCAAACCGGTTTGCAGATCGAATGGACGGCGGCTCAGGCCGAAAACTGTCTGGGCGAAATCGTCAGTCCTTGGGAGCTTCCGCACACGCAAGGGTTGAATCTGTTCCTGTGTGAAAAAGAACAGCTGGCCAGCTCCAACCTGGCGTTGGACTTTTATGCCAAGGCCCGCCACGGCGGATTCTGGGTGGGGGCCAACAACGTGGCCAATTTTGTGAATCAATGGAACAAACTGAAAGTTTTAGGAGCAAGCCGATGA
- the purF gene encoding amidophosphoribosyltransferase yields the protein MCGVVGLIGEDQAGEKLYPALFALQHRGQDAAGILSYDFERSQFHLEKDLGLVEDVFTTERRKRLKGTMALGHTRYSTIGSVDKEDLQPIFLSYPYGIGMIHNGNVTNYDEIVDYLRNRKLRWTFSRNDLEILMHMVAVGLSSRKDNPDLPASLAEAVKELLQTVQGAYSSIGMLADQGMFAFSDMNGIRPLLIGRQKKGDKYNYCFASEKQVFFGLGYEYWRDLRPGELVFVDKDRNLHSFVLSEKKPRPCMFEWIYFAGSETEWHGRPVYEVRLKLGEILAEECRKKGLDIDVVAPVPDTSRAAACRLAEVLEKPYREVLIKNRYVQRSFIVNEPEVRKMMVNLKLSPVQSEIKGKKILLVDDSIVRGTTSARIIRLLRDAGAEKVYLASTCPPIRHPCFYGIDFPDGESLVAHKRSESEVEKILEVDGLVFLPLNRLQEGLGLKNLCSACLDGDYPVPVSTENFLKTRNINLGGEL from the coding sequence ATGTGTGGCGTTGTAGGACTCATTGGTGAAGATCAGGCCGGCGAAAAACTGTATCCGGCTCTCTTCGCACTTCAGCACCGTGGGCAGGATGCGGCGGGGATTCTGAGTTATGACTTTGAACGTTCGCAGTTTCATCTGGAAAAGGATCTTGGCCTGGTGGAGGACGTCTTCACCACCGAACGCCGCAAGCGCCTGAAGGGCACCATGGCCCTGGGGCACACACGTTATTCCACCATTGGCAGTGTCGATAAAGAGGACCTGCAGCCGATCTTCTTAAGTTATCCCTATGGCATCGGCATGATCCATAACGGCAACGTCACGAACTATGATGAAATCGTGGATTATCTGCGCAACCGAAAACTAAGATGGACCTTTTCGCGCAACGATCTGGAAATCCTGATGCACATGGTGGCGGTGGGGCTTTCTTCACGCAAAGACAACCCGGATCTTCCCGCCAGTCTGGCGGAAGCGGTGAAAGAGCTTTTGCAAACAGTTCAAGGCGCCTACAGCTCCATTGGGATGCTGGCTGATCAGGGCATGTTCGCCTTCAGCGATATGAATGGCATTCGGCCTTTGCTGATCGGTCGCCAGAAAAAGGGCGATAAGTACAATTACTGTTTTGCCTCTGAAAAGCAGGTCTTTTTCGGACTGGGATATGAATACTGGCGCGATCTGCGCCCGGGGGAGCTGGTTTTCGTCGACAAGGATCGCAATCTGCATTCTTTCGTCTTAAGTGAAAAGAAACCGCGCCCGTGCATGTTTGAATGGATTTACTTTGCCGGTTCTGAAACCGAATGGCACGGCCGCCCGGTTTATGAAGTGCGGCTGAAGCTGGGTGAAATCCTGGCTGAAGAGTGCCGCAAAAAAGGCCTGGATATAGATGTTGTGGCCCCGGTGCCCGACACCTCGCGGGCCGCAGCCTGCCGCCTGGCGGAAGTGCTGGAAAAACCTTACCGCGAAGTTCTGATTAAAAACCGCTATGTGCAAAGAAGCTTTATCGTCAATGAACCCGAAGTTCGCAAGATGATGGTGAATCTGAAGCTTTCACCGGTGCAAAGTGAGATCAAAGGTAAAAAAATTCTGCTGGTGGATGACAGTATTGTGCGCGGGACCACTTCCGCGCGCATCATTCGGTTGTTGCGTGATGCCGGGGCGGAGAAGGTCTATCTGGCCAGCACCTGTCCGCCGATCCGTCATCCTTGTTTCTATGGCATTGATTTCCCGGATGGGGAATCACTGGTGGCGCACAAACGCAGTGAAAGTGAAGTGGAAAAGATTCTGGAGGTGGACGGCTTGGTGTTCCTGCCTCTGAATCGACTGCAAGAAGGCCTGGGCCTGAAGAATCTTTGCAGTGCTTGTCTTGATGGTGATTATCCCGTTCCGGTCTCAACTGAAAACTTTTTGAAGACCCGGAACATCAATTTAGGTGGTGAACTATGA
- a CDS encoding OmpA/MotB family protein → MGERNKRSRVHLEEHEHEMAHDESNWLVSYADMMTLLFGFFVLMYSMSRFDNTKFDLVRKEVAKYFGGNIKEVSAALLAEQKIMNILKGSGDLNGVEIIKDGNNTLLLKFDGEVLFDSGAVEVKETAKPNLRRVVSALRSIEGVNKIAVEGHTDSDAIQSGLVKSNWELSSLRASSVVRYFEESGVDSKLLSAAGFGSSHPLAPEVDKAGVSIPANKVLNRRVVVAVTLDDAEAAYKLQQKQFSKQLTKEEIEHQQREASLQEKMKQAQARYDEAQKRHKEQQEQRRKQQQLDKLQRKIQDLENKAQKYESELNPAATQ, encoded by the coding sequence ATGGGAGAGCGTAATAAACGCAGCAGAGTGCATTTGGAGGAGCATGAGCATGAAATGGCTCATGACGAATCCAACTGGCTTGTCAGTTACGCCGACATGATGACGCTTCTCTTCGGATTCTTCGTTCTTATGTATTCGATGTCCCGCTTTGACAATACAAAGTTCGATCTGGTTCGTAAGGAAGTGGCAAAGTACTTCGGTGGTAACATCAAGGAAGTCAGTGCGGCATTGCTGGCTGAACAAAAAATCATGAACATCCTTAAAGGCTCCGGCGACCTGAATGGCGTGGAGATCATCAAGGACGGCAATAACACCCTGCTGTTGAAATTCGACGGCGAAGTGTTGTTTGACTCCGGAGCGGTGGAAGTGAAAGAGACGGCCAAGCCGAATCTGCGCCGGGTGGTCAGTGCTTTACGCTCAATAGAGGGCGTGAACAAGATTGCGGTGGAAGGTCACACCGACAGCGACGCGATTCAAAGCGGTCTGGTGAAGTCCAACTGGGAGTTGTCTTCTTTGCGGGCAAGCTCGGTGGTTCGTTATTTTGAAGAAAGTGGGGTCGACTCCAAGCTGCTTTCAGCAGCCGGTTTCGGATCCAGTCATCCTCTGGCGCCGGAAGTGGACAAGGCAGGGGTGTCAATCCCGGCCAACAAGGTCCTGAACCGCCGTGTGGTGGTGGCGGTGACACTGGACGATGCCGAAGCGGCCTACAAGCTTCAGCAAAAACAGTTCTCCAAGCAGCTGACCAAGGAAGAGATCGAACATCAGCAGCGTGAAGCCAGTCTGCAGGAAAAAATGAAGCAGGCCCAGGCAAGATACGATGAGGCTCAGAAGCGTCACAAAGAGCAGCAGGAGCAGCGTCGTAAACAGCAGCAGCTGGATAAATTGCAAAGAAAGATCCAGGATCTGGAAAACAAGGCTCAGAAGTATGAATCTGAGTTGAATCCTGCGGCGACTCAGTAG
- a CDS encoding phosphoribosylaminoimidazolesuccinocarboxamide synthase yields MNLIYRGSVKDLYQNNDKIVFEYSNRYSIFDWGEMPDEIPHKGEALAAMASMFFEHLSARGFSSHYLSGRSRTSIEVQPVKVLRPEWKGEAYDYSMYASRPTQCLVPLEVIFRRHLGQGNSLEGRLKKNPAYLADLELSKMPTSADSFMPALVEVSTKLETTDRYLSKADVAAMNVVNDAEYAALRKNTQDVAAELEKLFASFGVKLWDGKLEFAFTHENNGQRGLVLVDSIGPDELRLTYEGLPLSKEFLRQIYAGSEWSEAVKKAKDLAKERKTEAWKSICENELGQRPAALNAEQIQVSSWLYLALANEIATVLNKPRPFDENINLKFWHQKALSLLEKKP; encoded by the coding sequence ATGAATCTGATCTATCGCGGTTCCGTAAAGGACCTTTATCAGAACAACGACAAAATTGTTTTTGAATACAGCAATCGCTATTCCATTTTCGACTGGGGAGAAATGCCCGACGAAATTCCACACAAAGGCGAAGCTCTGGCGGCAATGGCCTCGATGTTCTTTGAACATCTTTCGGCCAGAGGTTTTTCTTCGCACTATCTGTCCGGTCGTTCCCGCACCTCCATTGAAGTGCAACCGGTGAAGGTGCTGCGCCCGGAATGGAAGGGTGAAGCCTATGACTATTCCATGTATGCGTCTCGCCCGACCCAGTGTCTGGTGCCCCTGGAAGTGATCTTCCGCCGTCATCTGGGCCAGGGGAATTCTTTGGAAGGGCGTTTGAAAAAGAATCCTGCGTATCTTGCGGATCTGGAGCTGAGCAAGATGCCAACTTCGGCTGACAGCTTTATGCCAGCCCTGGTGGAGGTTTCAACGAAACTTGAAACCACAGATCGCTATCTGTCCAAGGCCGACGTCGCCGCCATGAATGTAGTGAACGACGCCGAATACGCAGCCTTGCGCAAAAACACGCAGGACGTGGCGGCCGAGCTGGAAAAACTTTTTGCAAGCTTCGGAGTCAAATTGTGGGACGGAAAGCTGGAGTTTGCCTTTACCCATGAAAACAACGGTCAACGCGGACTGGTGCTGGTGGATTCCATCGGACCGGATGAGTTGCGTCTGACTTATGAAGGCCTGCCTCTTTCAAAAGAATTCCTGCGCCAGATCTACGCGGGATCCGAATGGAGCGAAGCTGTTAAAAAAGCCAAAGACCTGGCCAAAGAAAGAAAAACTGAAGCTTGGAAGTCGATCTGTGAAAACGAACTGGGTCAGAGGCCCGCAGCGTTGAATGCAGAACAGATTCAGGTCAGTTCATGGCTGTATCTGGCTTTGGCTAACGAGATCGCCACTGTCCTTAACAAACCACGTCCTTTTGACGAAAACATCAACTTGAAATTCTGGCACCAAAAGGCTTTGTCTTTGCTGGAGAAGAAACCATGA